In a single window of the Shumkonia mesophila genome:
- a CDS encoding DUF1801 domain-containing protein, whose translation MSESGSREEKSPSRMIDERIGELGDWRGEMLSRLRALIKQVDPEVVEEWKWRGVPVWYHDGMICTGETYKNVVKMTFAKGAALDDPSGLFNSSLDGNTRRAIDFHEGEEIDEEALKALIRAAVTLNASGAHG comes from the coding sequence ATGAGCGAGAGCGGATCTCGGGAAGAAAAATCTCCATCCCGGATGATCGACGAGAGAATCGGCGAGCTCGGCGACTGGCGGGGCGAGATGCTCTCCCGGCTCCGCGCCTTGATCAAGCAAGTCGACCCCGAGGTGGTCGAGGAGTGGAAGTGGAGAGGGGTTCCGGTGTGGTATCACGACGGAATGATCTGCACCGGCGAGACCTACAAGAATGTCGTAAAGATGACCTTTGCCAAGGGAGCCGCACTTGACGACCCATCGGGCCTCTTCAATTCCAGCCTCGATGGCAACACCAGGCGCGCCATCGACTTCCACGAGGGCGAGGAGATTGACGAGGAGGCATTGAAGGCTCTTATTCGCGCAGCCGTGACGCTGAACGCGTCCGGCGCCCACGGCTGA
- a CDS encoding 4'-phosphopantetheinyl transferase family protein, whose translation MAGDSVVLWWLGVEGVAAADWPRLEALLDDTERARARRFHFDRDRLSYTAAHALARGLLSAWAGGEPSAWRFTIGPHGKPEVLTPVTSPRLRVNLSHTRGLAAAVVTEEHDVGIDVEWLDRRPANGDLARRFFAPAECAQLEAFPPALADEAFLSIWTLKEAYIKATGKGLAQPLDSFAFTLDPLAIRFEPGVEDDAADWQFRQFHPTPRHLMALALRHPPSDGVTITASAVDADRLCRQAEAAGPGRISLR comes from the coding sequence GTGGCTGGGGATTCTGTGGTGCTGTGGTGGTTGGGAGTGGAAGGCGTCGCCGCCGCCGACTGGCCACGGCTTGAAGCCCTGCTCGACGACACGGAACGCGCCCGCGCCCGCCGCTTTCACTTCGACCGCGACCGGCTGTCCTATACAGCCGCCCACGCCTTGGCGCGCGGGTTGCTGTCGGCGTGGGCGGGCGGCGAGCCGTCGGCATGGCGATTCACCATCGGCCCCCACGGCAAGCCCGAGGTGCTGACGCCGGTCACGTCGCCCCGCCTGCGCGTCAATCTCTCCCATACCCGCGGCCTGGCGGCGGCGGTCGTGACCGAAGAACATGACGTGGGGATCGACGTGGAATGGCTGGATCGCCGGCCGGCCAACGGCGATTTGGCCCGGCGTTTTTTCGCCCCCGCCGAATGCGCGCAATTGGAGGCATTCCCGCCCGCCTTGGCCGACGAAGCCTTCCTGTCCATCTGGACGCTGAAGGAAGCCTACATCAAGGCCACCGGCAAAGGGTTGGCGCAGCCCCTCGACTCTTTCGCCTTCACCCTGGATCCACTGGCCATCCGGTTCGAGCCGGGTGTGGAGGACGACGCCGCGGACTGGCAATTCCGGCAGTTCCATCCAACCCCCCGCCACCTGATGGCGCTGGCCTTGCGCCATCCCCCATCCGACGGGGTGACGATCACGGCGTCTGCCGTGGACGCCGACCGGCTGTGCCGTCAAGCCGAGGCCGCCGGACCGGGAAGAATTTCCCTCAGGTAA
- a CDS encoding lysine-2,3-aminomutase-like protein, whose amino-acid sequence MDPDGGTGMSADPRIRTLPVAPPLRSVAELIAAGLVPAADGPALEAAAAGHAVGLTPAMAALIDPADPADPIGRQFLPSEAELTRRPEEDPDPIGDAARSPLKGLVHRYPDRVLLKPLHTCPVYCRFCFRRESVGPEGAGTLTEAELRDAFSYIAARPRIFELIVSGGDPFMLSPRRMGFIAEAAAGIAHVKVTRWHTRVPLVDPGRLSEKLIAALKRFPGAVYVAIHANHPREFTPAGRAALARLADAGIVLLSQSVLLKGVNDDADVLEALMRAFVVNRVNPYYLHHLDLAPGTAHFRTSIAEGRALMRALSARLSGIAQPTYVVDLPGGHGKVPLGPGAGGPQKTRDHP is encoded by the coding sequence ATGGACCCCGACGGTGGAACCGGCATGAGCGCCGACCCCAGGATCCGCACGTTGCCCGTCGCCCCGCCGCTGCGCAGCGTCGCCGAGCTGATCGCCGCCGGGCTGGTGCCGGCCGCCGATGGCCCGGCGCTGGAAGCCGCCGCCGCCGGCCATGCGGTGGGGCTGACCCCGGCCATGGCGGCGCTGATCGATCCCGCCGACCCCGCCGATCCCATCGGCCGCCAGTTCCTGCCCTCGGAAGCCGAGCTCACCCGGCGGCCGGAGGAGGACCCCGATCCGATCGGCGATGCCGCCCGCTCGCCGCTCAAGGGGCTGGTTCACCGCTATCCCGACCGCGTGCTGCTCAAGCCTTTGCATACCTGCCCGGTCTATTGCCGCTTCTGCTTTCGCCGCGAAAGCGTCGGACCCGAAGGCGCCGGCACCCTCACCGAGGCCGAGCTGCGGGATGCCTTTTCCTACATCGCGGCGCGCCCGCGGATCTTCGAGCTGATCGTCAGCGGCGGCGACCCCTTCATGCTTTCCCCCCGGCGGATGGGCTTCATCGCCGAGGCGGCGGCGGGCATTGCCCATGTCAAAGTCACGCGCTGGCATACCCGGGTGCCGCTGGTCGACCCCGGCCGGCTCAGCGAAAAGCTCATCGCGGCGCTCAAGCGCTTTCCCGGCGCCGTCTATGTCGCCATCCACGCCAACCATCCCCGCGAATTCACGCCCGCCGGCAGGGCGGCGCTGGCCCGCCTGGCCGATGCCGGCATCGTGCTCCTGAGCCAGAGCGTCCTGCTCAAGGGCGTCAACGACGACGCCGACGTGCTGGAGGCGTTGATGCGCGCGTTCGTGGTGAACCGCGTCAACCCTTACTATCTCCACCACCTCGACCTCGCCCCCGGCACGGCGCATTTCCGTACCTCCATCGCCGAGGGCCGGGCCCTGATGCGCGCCCTCTCGGCCCGCCTGTCGGGCATCGCCCAGCCGACCTACGTCGTCGACCTTCCCGGCGGCCACGGCAAGGTGCCGCTGGGGCCGGGGGCGGGAGGTCCACAGAAAACACGCGACCACCCATAA